One genomic window of Bradyrhizobium sp. B124 includes the following:
- a CDS encoding MerR family transcriptional regulator, whose product MNEPRDKADRDVLLTAAECAARIGLTVRGLRLYESRGLISPRRTAKSWRLYGAAEIRRLHEILALKRMGLSLAQIAKLLDGGAIDLDRILAMQQSSILELRNRADEGLALVNVARLKLSAGGSLSIADLIALAKETNMAEASFDAVAQRRYEQARPRAAIQIDPGVMERYVGHFRFQTGGQVVTITRDGGHLFAKPLGQFASEIHPESEHTFFLKVTAAQIAFAVEPDGIANALTLHQGGLTHNATRIDDGQAQDAATALAKRIDDKTPSPGTEEAIRRLIIQHQQGAVDYAGMSDVMAAVAREQAPAIIAALDLAGGMQTIRFKGVGRDGWDVYDVSFANVDMEWRIILASDGKIDGVLLRSLP is encoded by the coding sequence ATGAACGAGCCGAGAGACAAAGCCGACAGGGACGTTTTGCTGACTGCGGCAGAGTGCGCCGCTCGCATCGGTCTCACGGTACGCGGACTTCGGCTCTATGAGAGCCGCGGCCTGATTTCGCCGCGCCGCACGGCGAAGAGTTGGCGGCTCTATGGGGCTGCGGAGATCCGCCGGCTGCACGAGATCCTCGCGCTAAAGCGAATGGGGCTCAGCCTAGCGCAAATCGCCAAGCTTCTCGACGGCGGCGCGATCGATCTCGACCGAATCCTGGCCATGCAACAATCGTCGATCCTTGAACTGCGCAACCGCGCCGATGAGGGCCTTGCGCTGGTGAATGTGGCGCGTTTGAAGCTTTCTGCGGGCGGGTCGCTCTCGATCGCCGACCTCATTGCGCTGGCCAAAGAGACCAACATGGCCGAAGCATCCTTCGATGCCGTTGCGCAACGGCGCTACGAACAGGCCCGGCCCCGCGCTGCGATTCAAATCGATCCCGGCGTGATGGAGCGCTACGTCGGTCATTTTCGGTTTCAGACCGGCGGGCAGGTGGTCACGATCACACGCGATGGCGGTCATCTGTTCGCGAAGCCGCTCGGACAGTTCGCCTCGGAAATACATCCCGAAAGCGAGCACACGTTTTTTCTCAAGGTCACGGCGGCGCAGATTGCCTTCGCCGTCGAGCCGGATGGAATCGCGAACGCCCTGACGCTTCATCAAGGCGGGTTGACGCACAACGCGACCCGGATCGACGACGGGCAGGCCCAAGATGCGGCGACCGCGCTGGCAAAGAGGATCGATGACAAGACGCCGTCGCCGGGAACCGAGGAGGCGATCCGCCGCCTGATCATCCAGCACCAGCAAGGTGCCGTCGACTATGCCGGCATGAGCGACGTCATGGCGGCGGTGGCCCGCGAGCAGGCTCCGGCGATCATCGCCGCGCTGGACCTGGCCGGGGGCATGCAAACGATTCGCTTCAAGGGCGTCGGGCGAGACGGTTGGGATGTCTATGACGTCAGCTTCGCCAATGTCGACATGGAGTGGCGGATCATCTTGGCATCCGACGGAAAGATCGATGGAGTGCTGCTTCGGTCGTTGCCTTGA
- a CDS encoding outer membrane beta-barrel protein, producing the protein MKKLLLGAVAGIACAAPAFAADLPARTYPKAPAYTAPEAVYNWTGFYIGGHVGGAFAGNSSLGGDKARFLGGLQGGFDYQFSNWVIGAEVQFSGLTGNGGKGSTLPAGTLVTSNQLGSITGRLGYAWGPALLYAKGGYAVRDNLNISASSGGIPVVVATNGSHRGGFTLGGGLEYMFARNWSAKAEYQYYNFGNTSFAGGPATIVGVRFRDDEHTVKVGFNYRFGWGS; encoded by the coding sequence ATGAAAAAGCTTCTGCTCGGTGCGGTCGCTGGTATCGCCTGCGCGGCTCCCGCGTTCGCGGCCGATCTTCCGGCGCGAACCTATCCGAAGGCGCCGGCCTATACGGCACCGGAGGCGGTCTATAACTGGACTGGCTTCTATATCGGCGGCCACGTTGGTGGTGCCTTCGCGGGCAACAGCAGCCTCGGCGGGGACAAGGCCCGATTCCTGGGCGGCTTGCAGGGTGGCTTCGACTACCAGTTCTCGAACTGGGTGATCGGTGCCGAGGTTCAGTTTAGCGGGCTCACCGGTAACGGTGGCAAAGGCTCGACCCTCCCGGCAGGCACCCTGGTAACAAGCAATCAGCTTGGCTCGATCACCGGCCGGCTCGGCTACGCCTGGGGCCCCGCGCTTCTCTACGCCAAGGGCGGTTACGCCGTCCGCGACAACCTCAATATCAGCGCCAGCTCCGGCGGAATTCCGGTGGTCGTTGCGACCAATGGCAGTCACCGGGGCGGCTTTACCCTCGGCGGCGGTCTCGAATACATGTTCGCGCGGAACTGGTCCGCGAAGGCCGAGTATCAGTACTACAACTTCGGCAACACCAGCTTCGCCGGCGGCCCCGCCACGATCGTCGGCGTCCGGTTCAGGGACGACGAGCATACCGTCAAGGTAGGCTTCAACTACCGCTTCGGCTGGGGTAGCTAG